TATTTAATCGAGAGCGATGGGAGGAAACTAGTATCTGGACTGATTCCAGATGCTGGAACGATACATGCACATGGTTCGGAGACTGTTAAGATACCTGTCTGTCTGATATATGACGACATCAAGAGCACATACGATGATATAAAGCCTGGAAGCATCATTCCTTACAAAATCAAGGTTGACCTCATAGTGGATGTCCCCGTGTTTGGAAGGCTTACTCTTCCTCTTGAGAAGACTGGAGAAATCCCAATACCTTACAAGCCAGATATTGATCTCgagaaaattcattttgagaAGTTCTCATTTGAAGAAACTATTGCAACTCTTCATGTGAAGTTGGAGAACATGAACGATTTTGACCTCGGGCTTAATGGTCTTGACTGCGAGGTCTGGCTATCTGATGTGAGCATTGGGGGGACCGAACTTGCAAAATCggttgaaattaaaaagaatggAATCAGCTATGTCGACATCCCCATCACCTTTAGGCCTAAAGACTTTGGTTCTGCTCTGTGGGACATGATTAGAGGGCGAGGAACGGGGTACACTCTGAAAGGACACATTAATGTGGACACACCTTTTGGAGGAATGAAGTTACCTATCTCCAAGGAGGGGGGTACGACTCGTcttaagaagaagaaggaagatAGATGTGAAGATGACGACGACGAGGATGAGGTATGCTGACCTCCTATTACATAAGAATATTGTTGTGCATATATGGGGTAAAATTAGAGAAATGAGTGGAATACTG
The window above is part of the Sesamum indicum cultivar Zhongzhi No. 13 linkage group LG7, S_indicum_v1.0, whole genome shotgun sequence genome. Proteins encoded here:
- the LOC105167174 gene encoding uncharacterized protein LOC105167174 isoform X1 codes for the protein MDKRYMASCDKPDVVEREVQDREPKEDNKDEEKGGFLEKVKDFIHDVGEKIEETIGFGKPTADVTAIHIPHINLEKADLVVDVLVKNPNPIPIPLIDINYLIESDGRKLVSGLIPDAGTIHAHGSETVKIPVCLIYDDIKSTYDDIKPGSIIPYKIKVDLIVDVPVFGRLTLPLEKTGEIPIPYKPDIDLEKIHFEKFSFEETIATLHVKLENMNDFDLGLNGLDCEVWLSDVSIGGTELAKSVEIKKNGISYVDIPITFRPKDFGSALWDMIRGRGTGYTLKGHINVDTPFGGMKLPISKEGGTTRLKKKKEDRCEDDDDEDEE
- the LOC105167174 gene encoding uncharacterized protein LOC105167174 isoform X2, with the protein product MASCDKPDVVEREVQDREPKEDNKDEEKGGFLEKVKDFIHDVGEKIEETIGFGKPTADVTAIHIPHINLEKADLVVDVLVKNPNPIPIPLIDINYLIESDGRKLVSGLIPDAGTIHAHGSETVKIPVCLIYDDIKSTYDDIKPGSIIPYKIKVDLIVDVPVFGRLTLPLEKTGEIPIPYKPDIDLEKIHFEKFSFEETIATLHVKLENMNDFDLGLNGLDCEVWLSDVSIGGTELAKSVEIKKNGISYVDIPITFRPKDFGSALWDMIRGRGTGYTLKGHINVDTPFGGMKLPISKEGGTTRLKKKKEDRCEDDDDEDEE